The following is a genomic window from Thalassophryne amazonica chromosome 14, fThaAma1.1, whole genome shotgun sequence.
aggtgaggtaagtcagcagctacaactaatatccttcaaaaggcacacactatcagcaacacattcaggtccgaattcaagctttatgtaaatgagcagcttctcacaacaggtggaggatcatcagtccgcatgccacggcagtgagaagcgagctgcacaactctcatcaaagttcaaatatactgcgtaacaaaataccaagttacagttaattattcagataatcaatcacctctgatgtgtgctgacagcatgtgtccctcacccttcctccttcacaggcacgatgtgtcaaacccaggcgcggtcctcagcgtctcacaaacgaacatcacaaggtggcgaacggcaacagatcggcccacccctccgactgaggtatgttcccgctgcaccacaccccggcaacaccaatgacgaacggtacaaaggcccactgaggctggagtggaaccgggcccaaCCAAACCAGAAAAatcgcccctaacaaccccccctaggtgcagaggtcttctgagaacgctcagcgtgaccaacctgcaccaccccacaacccacaagacgaacggtcttggggcgagtgaggttggggttagggaagtagggaaataaaaaaacaacaaagcaaaacgaccccagacccaaacagaaaatacctaaatacaaataataaaaaccaacgattaaCTGAGTCCAGGACGGGCTTtgaaccgcctgtcgttcactccaccagatacgcccctgcatccccaaacaatttataacccctttcagaaaaaaaaaacattagcccaaacaaaaattttttttttttttgtgtgtattatttcgcctgtcccagaacacctggagagacgtcaccactatttttcttgacgcttctatgacggggcaatatagcggcttcagctcgtccgagctgcatgggctcatctgcaagaggagccagaggtcccgtcggaggagtctcagtggggcgaagaagaggcagcccagatctgtgtcggggaaaaccccgagacaaaaaaacccgttctgatggccgccctctctcgcgtccacactccttcatccgatcatctagacgaatcaccaacgatattagctcatctaaatcatttggctcgtcacggactactagctcgtcttttaatggatcatttaaaccaaccacaaacactccgcttaatgctgcggcattccaaccggactgagcaggaaaaattcggaaatccacagaataatccgcctcccctgcctgagattcagcaaccgctgggcaacggtatgagcaaaaaccagagaacattgtatcaaaaatggagcacaagcttcaacatttcccgcataaggctccggacgacaaataatcaattcggaagccgaatctctgggtgacggagttatctgcaccggtatcgatggtgccgcagctggagcagcaggaagtggaacggcttgcgctgcaagctccgtaacgcggacatctgtttgtttaatttggtttgtgagatgctgtaattgctcccatatttcctccaagtgttcttgaactctttcggcgaatgggACCGCctctgccactgggtccattatggaatggccgggaactactgttatgtgtcaacgcgggttgaggagcggacctgcgtctgacggaacccagcgctaaaacaaccagaaagcggttccaataacaaaacaatttattttccccctttggtgcataacaaagtgtacaaacaaaaactgcgtcggtctggcggagtgaaggacggcacgctctccagtgcccaaaaggatcgaagcctggcgcttctggacccacgttcaccgccaaacaccccccaggtggacacgacaaaccgactctgcaaaggatagaaaaggtgaggtaagtcagcagctacaactaatatccttcaaaaggcacacactatcagcaacacattcaggtccgaattcaagctttatgtaaatgagcagcttctcacaacaggtggaggatcatcagtccgcatgccacggcagtgagaagcgagctgcacaactctcatcaaagttcaaatatactgcgtaacaaaataccatgttactgttaacaattattcagataatcaatcacctctgatgtgtgctgacagcatgtgtccctcacccttcctccttcacaggcacgatgtgtcaaacccaggcgcggtcctcagcgtctaacaaacaaacatcacaaggtcaggttcccggcagttctgcttgaatcacacatgacttaaatgcagaacgccatctcattatctgcttcagctgaaagtctttaaggttgcacgtgagcaccatccacaggtgctgcacatcatgttgatgagggtgaagggctcttctgccagcaccttctccacagacaataaatcagtttgcataccacctggagagcaaagaaaagaaaagaacaccaaaatgtccagccaaaccccccaacacacaacacattacCTCAAATGACTGAAGTATCAAAGTATCAATATTTTAATTTGAGAATCGATTTTAGAGCCTAAAGATCAGGTATTGGAGGTATCGATATTTCAGTATCGATCTGCACATCACCAATGTTCAGTTGAACAGTCATATctaatgaagtggccagtgagtgcacATTGCAGAAGTGATAACAAATGCAGTTTGTTCTGGATCCAGATAGAGAAAACCGACTGTTGGCCTGAAGTGTTGTGCTACTTTGGTTTttaaagtggattttttttttcatgctgatAGTTCTGATAccactgcacttttttttttctgtatcattttgtgcttttttttttttatatatataattactgCTTGTAGCTGTGACAGCCAGCATCATTAAATTATAATCCAGCTCAAATCTAATAGGACCACGTTCCTGTCTGCAGTGGTCACTGCAATCAAGTCATCGTCTGTATCATCTCCAACCATACTGAATGAAATACAACACTTTAGTCAGTAATACTTTACTAATTATCAGGGTCTGAATGTCATGGTTAGGAAATTGAGAACTTATACCTGCATCCAAGTTTTATATCATCACCAGACTCCAGAGCAATACTGTTAAATTATACATCAAGTAGCACTGCCTTGCAGGTGTATTAAAAATATATCACTGCATCTAAAGcaggataaaaataaaaataattctgCAGCAGACTTGTTCTATTCAAAATGAAGCACCAAGATAATTTTATTGTGCTGGAAAAACAGTCCACAAAACTAATTAGTTCTCATAAACACAATTAATAAAAGTCCAAGTTCCCTGAGCAGTTTGCAGAAGGTTTTTCCCCCCTGTTTTTGTGccaatttgttgtttttctttgcaaACTGATTTGTGATTTGGAGATCATCTGACAATCCAGTTGACCTTTATTGTGTGTAAAAGGTGTGGTgatggacagacaaacagacagtgcAGGCGACAGTAACACCACCGGGAGTAACTaggctcaacaaaaatataatgggGGTGCAATAATTAGCTGACATGAATACAGAATCAATTTTGAAGTATGACATAGGACTCGATAAATACACTCACCCCTGAATTGATCTAAATGTTCTGGTTGAATTTTAACATTATCAATTTGTTGAATTATActacactgtaaacccaaacaagttaggaaaactcaaaaatactgaggcagtcacacacacaccattgggcttagggttagggttgggttagggttagggttaggcttgggtattgggcttgagaccagaggatcctcggttcaaatcccagcctgactggaaaatcactaagggcccttgggcaaggtatttaatctcctagttgctcccagtgtgtagtgagtaccttgtatggcggtaccctcacatcagggtgaatgtgagacattgtttgtaaagcgctttaagcgtctgatgcagatggaaaagtactatataaatgtagtccatttaccatttaatagtTTTGCTTACATGCTACgtgtacctcatgattacaattaaagtgtttattaagtaaaagtaagtccattcagctgctcccttgttttcactcggggttgccacagcagatctgaggttgatcttgcatgttgaattggcacaaattttacaccggatgtccttcctgacttaacattacatggaaaaatgtggtaagggtggggtttgaaccaagacccttctgcaccaaaaccaagcacactaaccacttgtccactacCCCTGCTCAACTGTTCATtaagtcaactcaaatattttcatatataattacttaatcTTTTAAATTTTGCTTAAGTTacgctttttggaatctttatgatcaggcaaagaatgtggtatagtttttaatatgattggagcatcttttaattttagcccctgtgtaattcttcaattgacgccTAAcagaccaccgattgaaaagtcaagtggccaattgtttttttttcaaaggaggaatgtctaaagagtatttgtgctgaGTTTGAtgattgtatcaccatttgtaggattccactctaaatattctcttatctgctgcactactagtgagggaagcaaccaagacacccatgacaactctcaaGCAGTTAGGCATCTATGGCTGTGACGGGGGAAACTGTGCATGTCTGAGAGAGGGACTAAGACAACAGGAAAAAACCTACACACAAGTCTTTCACTGTCAAACTGTAGTTTTAATTCCACATAATCCTTAAAAACAGCATGAGGATACTTCAAAACGTTCTTGGCTTCAAATGGACCTCCTGCGAAGGGATTGCAAAACTTCAACATCGGTGGACAACATGCATTGACGTTAAGGGAGAAGATGTTGAATAATAATGCAAGAACAATCTTTCTGCTGTGACATTTTCTGGGTGAGGCCAAGGACTGTCTCGTGCCCTGTTATTCGTTAGCTTGGAGAAACCACGTTCTGATGGATTTTGAAGTCTTTGTTCTTctcacattctgcacatgatcATATGGTTAACACAAACTGAAAACTAAGTCTTCCTTCCATAAATCATCGCATGCACCTTACATCTGATTTTTGATATCCGGTCTTCTCAAGCTGCATGAAGAGACTCACAAATGGGAATTCCGTTACAATGatatctgatcaaacctgtggaGAAGATGGCTTGTATTAATTTTGGAAGTGCCAAGATATTATCAGACATCTCACACTGCAGGGAAAGAACAATTTCCATCCATCACTGAATCCATTGCTACACTTTATTACATCCACCATCCAACAGATGGCAGACAGAGGTTGTGTATGCTTTGTGTGTTTAAGGTGCCTCAGAAAAATCGTTGACAGATGTTTTTGACATTTGTAGGAAGACTGTCCTGGGAAGTGGAAGAGTGGAGTAGATTTTGGGCCAATCAGCCTCAATTTTTATCCTTTTTTAAAATTTACGGTAAGACAGGTTTTCCttcattttaattacaagttagaCTTTTTGGGgaagtaatggtctagtggttaaacattgggcttcagaccagagggtccttggttcaaaccccagtttGGTCAGACAATCAGtatggacccttgggcaaggtccttaatccccaagttgctcccggtgtgtagtgagcgccttgcatggcagcaccctgacatcggtgagtgtctgtgtgaatgtgaggcatcattgtaaatcactttgagctcctgatatagatggaaaagtactatataaatgcaatccatttaccttttttttgtgtAAAGTCCCCTATTTTTTTCCCAATGGACCAAATTGTGAATAAGTATGCTGCTGAATTGTTTCATAAGTATTGCCTCATCATTTCATTGACAAGTGTAATATATCCTTTTGGGATTCAGATAAAtcaattactaaaaaaaaaaaaaaaatcagtgacacAGTACTTGTACTGTCTGATAAACATGCCTTAACCAGATGGTTTAAAGGTGAGGTTATCGGTGCAAAGGAGACGAGTGGGGGAAGCTACCAGGACACCCAAATCCGAAGGAGTTACAAGCTTCAGCTGTGATCCACAAGCTGCAGTCGGAGTGAACGGCCACATTACAAATTCTGATTGTTGCTTCACTAGTCACAACTTTGTAGTACAGGAGCACAGAGAAAGCCATATTTATTTGAAATCATATTTGGTTTAACTacgatttatttttaaattaatttgtcttctgggaaaagaaaaaaaaaatcccctgaaAACTTCCAAGCctttggggtcctggtgctttctgtccagctcagtctcacgtttttttttttttttcttcatgccgttgtcacaaaaagtgcctgAATTTCATGACACCGttttttaattttgcttttgataatcttccccttctcttaactctaaACATAACCATAGCGTTAGTGTCTACatcccctaactctaaccataatccACCCAGACTcccccgtcaccccacattttgtgccccgtcacaaaatgaattggGTATGCTGCTTCGTCTTCCCTTCTGTACtggaaaactaaaaaaaaaaaacttttcgcaactgcttctgTTATTgcagccgaaaaaaaaaaaaacagtacaccattttcccatgtgaagttatgctgtataTATATTGCATAACGGGAGCAGAGAtcccccgtaagtggtcaaatcccgcgatatcacacagggttctaatgagactgcggtgccctattcgtTCCCCCATGACGAAAATTGCCCCATTTTTGTAGCCCCACCATGAACCCAtatattaatttacttttcgtaaCCCAGTCTCACAAACTGCTGTCAGACTGGGTTGTTTCTGTCCTgtcagttgtgagacttggacaataACCAGATGACGaccggatgtctttggtactagatctctTCAGAGGATTCTTAGGTACCAGGAGAATGACAGTTACTTATGGAGACTAAGATGAAAAGGGagtgtcagctacaacattttcatTACATGGAATGATCCGGCACGTAGGTCCCCTGAGGACCTTAGCGGTTGGAGAAAGCCAAGGAGGTACCCACATTTTACATGGCAGTACTTTCGTGCATGTCCCCACACCTGACcacatttaaaaaagaaagaaaaaatccaGGCTGTAGCTTACCAACATGAATGGAGATGACTGTCACGTCTTCCTCACAGCCGCTGAAACATCCTATGCCTTCAGAGTTGCATGTTTGGCTCGGCAGTTTCCTACAATAAAATCTGGCATGCATGAGCCAAAGTCTGTATTCAGGTTTTAGAAGTCCCTTGGACTGTCCAAACATATTTCCATATTTGTCAGTTGTctcttaataattaataattgtaCCTTTGGAGAAAGCTTGTCTTGAACTTCATTCTGCAACATACCCACAGAAACATGAGACTATGCCAACAGCAGATGGTCTTTAAATGGTGGTAGGATAGGATGAAAAACAGGTAGACACATGCCAACTAGACAGCTGCACTcaaacccagaaccttcttgctgtgaggcaacagtgctaacacccCTATTCTACAGGACACCGTTCGATCCGAAAAAAgctaaaaaacaggatgaaatggtTTACCCTGGCATGTCTCCTCTCAGGTTGGCATATAAAGTACAGATCTGGCAACTAACTGGCTGGTTTATGAAGTGTATACCTGGCAACCCACtcgaaaacaaaagtaaagctcTGCCAGGCTGCGCTGTCAGCcagaactgtaacaaacactgctTCTGCTTCAGactgtactcactaggactaccccatttaaagatgtttgaacgtgATTCAAGCTGTGAAGACTAGGGCTGCCACAAGTAGTCGACTAGTCATGATTACGTTGACTATCAAATAGTCTgtgactaatttaataatcaacgtccatttattttttaaactttgttttccctctcaaaactgctgctgtatcttctgctgcctttctgtccttggcGCACATGCGCAGTAGAGTAATCTGGGTCAGCCATGATGTCACTGAAAAAGTTATTCCCAAACATTATTATGGCTAGCCGGCAACAAAGCTCAAAAGTTCaggagcattttaaccaaattagagagaaaaacatgacatgcaaaatctgcaaggcagaacttgccttcaGCTGCAGTACAATGGCGATGCAGAAGCATCTGAGAATTAAACACATTGGCTGATTCTGACAAAGCGAGAGACGTCTCAgtaagctaattggctagttagccGCTAACATTAAGGTCTATCATGAGCTACTTACTTAGCTGTAAACATTAACATTAATTACAACGATTTCATTAACCTTAATACAcatatgtgtttgctgtaacgtTATAACAGTGGACATGTGATAATGTTAATGTTTTATAATGCTGcgttacagtgctaaaaatatGTATGTTCCTCTTCAGTGGATGACTTTGTTACGAAGTAAAAGTTGAATGAGCTATCATCTTAATTGTACATACataccttaaccctctggggtccgagggcattttttggacagttcacttgcctggcataaatgttttattattgtggtcaacagctctccctgcatcccacaatcaagttttatgtctctttttttaaggacaacctgtgctttcataatatatatgcttttgttgtgttttataagtttacaataaaaaataaggaaggaaaaagtaaaactgaaaataattttccacacacatttattcaaaacacacagcaaactataataaacaactgttttgccaCTTTaaaaaaggtaatttgaggtcttgtgtgaaagactgtacaacaaaaaggttcaaacaataaacacaaatccacattttgaacaatatatacaaaatggtctatgcatttttttgtcttcatgctaaaagcaacagagttatccagtaacattcacatgcaaactagtggagcaatcctgatagttacacactctttgtttgagcacgtgagattgtcatcagaggctctccatctgctttcactgatcgctgtgcataatggtgcagggcacatttggagcccaatagtatgtactcattggagcacccagggggctatttaaacaggccaactagtaacatatcactcctgaaaacgatctttggcttttcatgtgaggtgaatctgccctacaattggattttggaaaaccatgtgaaggtgaaccaattccgattggacactcacattgcgcacattatcacacagcttctatgaggagtacaaagatggccgatggctggctcaaaagtcagcggagttaacgtttcagcaaaaaaaaaagaagtaaatttctatctcatatcattaaaaaattatttataatttagtaaagtttaTTCTTAACAGtcctatatgacggcgtcggccccagagggttaaacacttCAAACTTGAAGCTAATGAAGAGCAGCTGCAAgctgcaatttacatatgatcTCATTAGTCAAGTAATCGCattgattatcaaaataattgtttgtggcagccctagtgaAGACTATGAACATGACCATGTAAGGATGCCAATTTGgtgaatcaggatgaaatttttcaACAGCTCAAAAATTTCATTCCGATTTCAAAACTTCTGCTACGTATAACAAGTTTGTTCAAAACTGACAAAATATGGATCAagtagttactgtgatgcttcaaaacgcgcaacaatttgctattcgggatgaaacgagaaggaacagcgctctgtggaataggggtataaACCACCTGCACCACTTTTCCTCTAATCATCTGTGAACATAAAGCCCtgatcccactgaataatgaacaatgaataatgagccatgtagcatgcTTTCTTGGTACGAGTtgagttattcaacaaacgtgggagaatagtggttcttagaggcagattattcagctaacgaggctcatctctgagcatggcactaatttcaagaacttcaaaattttgtaaaaatagcattgggcagtttgtgtacagggtactatgaggacaaacgaggattatagaggcatgttaGTTGTGACTATGAGCccgttagaagcccattatccgagtacctggtggctacgaggacaggataGGCTATTTTAGTTCTACACTCTCGCACATTTCGTCATGACAATCTTACCCGCTTCGTTTCgttggatgccatgctttgtgtCCTGGATGCTGcacatacaaaataattattttgtagcagattaatcattttctctctctctctctctctctctctctctctctctctctctctctctctctctccaaaaaaaaaaaaaaaacaccctttgAAAAACCCTctgattgcttctggaatcatagAAGACCATTTCAACTGGAGCTTTTTTGTCTCGCTTTCCTGCAcctcatgaggtggagaatgtatttggaacagtctaaaaggtaattatttgtaatgtttatattgtaatagcttggtaaatcaGTTACATAcagttatgatagatttaacatctcattataattgatcagatgagctgtgctgtgtgcactgatgcaatcacttgcactcacatgcagtattttttaaatgtttgcgcAATGTGCAtacacgtggctcattattcatggtgtTATTATTCGGTGGAACCAGGGCTTAACACTGCATTCCCAAATCCTCTGTGTATATATTCGTCACATTTTCAAAagcactgtgattttttttatgtatctGCACTTCAAGAGGCGCAGCAGTGTGAGGCAAAAAGAAGCATGAAGCATTCAGACGAATTGACTGCAAACCCCTAGAGAAGAAAAGACGCCAAAGCACTCCCCAATTCAATAACCTCTCCTTCACGACCAAACCTCCAATGATTATAATTGGTCCATTTCCTCCACAGGAAATGAGAAATCGCTGTGTGCGCTTGTGCGTGTGCGCACGAACACACAAACATTTGCAAAGACAGGCGACTTGTCACCTTAAGAGAGTGTTTACATAAACGTACTCCCTGTTGCCCACACTTACATAAGCAAAGGGAACAGAATACATCTGCCCGTCATAGCCAGAGGTGAAATAGGTGAAAAATGCACAGCAGTAGACGTCCACTTTTAACAAGAATCAAGAGatattcattttcaaacaggTTCCAAGTCACATGCGACATTGTGTGGTAAACTGATGGCTTTGGCTGCAAAAAGGAGTTTTTGTTGTGTAGAATCTCACGATCTGAGACGTTTCACAccaggaaaattgtggaagcagctCCTTCCATCTGGTGAGAGGAGGGCGCACGtgtttgtctgtgcatgtgtgtgcgcatatACACTCACGTACACATACAAAACAGGGGGAGCTCAGCTCTgtgtgttaaaaaacaaaaacaaatcaaagaTAATTAGGGAACGAGAATGAGATCGGCAGTTCAAGCTCCTGGAGTCCACAGTATTCTGTTACTTGTGCTTCATTCCCACCCTCTCCTCTTCCTCCTATGTGATGCCGTCTACCCACCCActcctagagagagagagagagagacagacagacagagtgagagagcacGGAGAGGCGCTGTGCTCAGCTCTCAGTTGTCTGTAGCTCCTTTGCCAGACAGAATCCACCATCACACTCTCCCAAATACATTCAGTCTCAGCGTATGACAGCTGCCGACACTCTTTTGTTTAAttatttctctctgtctctctctctcgctctctctctctctctttattttttatttttaacaaaccaGCTTGTCGGAGGCTGGCTTGCAGCTGGAGAGGGTGACTGGATAATGGAATGGAACCTCAGAAGGATGGAGAGTGAACTGAGACACATCAACCCGGACTTGCTGCAGCCCAGCAAGAGCTTCAAGAAACCCTCTTCAGGCACCATCACCCTAAATGTAGGCGGGTTCCTCTACACCGCCCACCGAGTCACGCTTTCCAAGCATCAGGGTTCCTTTCTGGAAGAGCTGGCTAATGGCAAAAAGCCAGTTCAGCACACTGATTCCATGGGCAATCCGTTTATCGACAGAGATGGTCCAGTGTTTCGACATGTGCTCAACTACCTCCGAACCGGAGAGCTCCAACTGCCTGATGACTTCCGGGAAGCGGGGCTTCTCCGAAGGGAGGCTGATTTTTACCGTTTGAGTGATCTGGTGGAAGCCGTGGCCGACTGGGAATGCCAGAGGGCAACCCAGCGGGAGCCCGCATTCCTGGAGATGACAGATAGTCACGAGAGGTCTCAGGGCCTAAAGGTGTACTGCAGCGATCCCACCTTCATTGAAAAGGTCAAAGTGCGGCTGGTACAGATCTCCAAGAGCCGTCTGGATGGTTTTCCAGAAGAATTCGAGGTG
Proteins encoded in this region:
- the kctd4 gene encoding BTB/POZ domain-containing protein KCTD4; this translates as MTAADTLLFNYFSLSLSLALSLSLYFLFLTNQLVGGWLAAGEGDWIMEWNLRRMESELRHINPDLLQPSKSFKKPSSGTITLNVGGFLYTAHRVTLSKHQGSFLEELANGKKPVQHTDSMGNPFIDRDGPVFRHVLNYLRTGELQLPDDFREAGLLRREADFYRLSDLVEAVADWECQRATQREPAFLEMTDSHERSQGLKVYCSDPTFIEKVKVRLVQISKSRLDGFPEEFEVSSNVIQFRYFIKSEPGSRLVLKEDSTFLCTLDCLKLETVMLALRAGYKLITSLDSSKGSVVAAEALHFVK